From Mesorhizobium sp. Pch-S:
AAAAGCGCTATATATAGATGAGAAGGAACCACGACGATGCGCATTGAGCGGCGTTTCACCAAGCCAGGACAATCGGCTTATGCGGAGATCGAATTCCGCAAGGCGCTTTCCGAGATCAAGAATCCGGATGGTTCCGTGGTGTTCCGCCTCGACAACATCGACGTGCCCGCGCAGTTCTCGCAGGTCGCGGCCGACATCCTGGCGCAGAAGTACTTCCGCAAGGCCGGCGTCCCGGCGCGCCTGAAGAAGGTCGAGGAAAACGACGTCCCCTCTTTCCTCTGGCGCTCAGTCGCTGACGAAGCCGAACTGGCCAAATTGCCTGAAAACGAGCGCTATGGTTCCGAGCGCGACGCCCGTCAGGTTTTCGACCGCCTTGCCGGCACCTGGACCTATTGGGGCTGGAAGGGCGGCTATTTCGCGTCCGAAGAAGATGCAGCCGCCTTCCGTGACGAACTCGCCTACATGCTCGCCACCCAGCGCGTGGCGCCCAATTCGCCGCAGTGGTTCAACACCGGCCTGCACTGGGCCTATGGCATCGATGGCCCGGGCCAGGGCCACTATTACGTCGACCCGTTCACCGGCAAGCTGACCAAGTCGAAGTCCGCTTACGAACATCCGCAGCCGCATGCCTGCTTCATCCAGTCGGTCGGCGACGACCTGGTCAATGAAGGCGGCATCATGGACCTGTGGGTGCGCGAGGCGCGCCTGTTCAAATATGGCTCCGGCACCGGTTCGAACTTCTCCTATCTGCGCGGCGAAGGTGAGAAGCTTTCGGGCGGCGGCAAGTCGTCCGGCCTGATGAGCTTCCTCAAGATCGGCGACCGCGCCGCCGGCGCCATCAAGTCGGGCGGCACGACGCGCCGCGCCGCCAAGATGGTCATCGTCGACGCCGACCACCCCGATATCGAGGCCTTCATCGACTGGAAGGTGAAGGAAGAGCAGAAGGTTGCCTCGCTGGTCGCCGGCTCCAAGATCGTCAAGAAGCACCTCGATGCGATCATGAAGGCCTGCGTCAACTGCGAAGGTCAGGACGACGACTGCTTCGACCCGGCCATCAACACCGCGCTGAAGCGCGAGATCAAGGCTGCCAAGAAGAACGCCGTGCCGGAGAATTACATCCAGCGCGTCATCCAGTTCGCGCGCCAGGGCTACACCGCGCTCGACTTCAAGACCTACGACACCGACTGGGATTCGGAAGCCTATCTCACCGTTTCCGGCCAGAACTCAAACAATTCGGTCTCGCTGAAGGACGACTTCCTGCGTTCCGTTGAAGCCGATGGCGACTGGCATCTCACCGCCCGCAAGGACGGCAAGGTCCTGAAGACGCTGAAGGCACGCGACCTGTGGGAAAAGATCGGCTACGCCGCCTGGGCTTCGGCCGATCCAGGCCTGCATTTCAACACCACCATGAACGACTGGCACACCTGTGCGTCGGCCGGCGCCATCCGCGCTTCTAACCCGTGCTCGGAATACATGTTCCTTGACGACACGGCCTGTAATCTCGCTTCGATCAACCTCCTGCCCTATCGCCAGGACAACGGCGCGATCGACATCGCAGCCTATGAGCACACCGCCCGCCTGTGGACCATCGTGCTCGAAATCTCGGTGATGATGGCGCAGTTCCCGTCCAAGGAAATCGCCAAGCTTTCCTATGACTACCGCACGCTCGGTCTCGGCTACGCCAACATCGGCGGCCTGCTGATGACCTCCGGCATTCCGTACGACTCGGCCGAAGGTCGCGCCATCTGCGCAGCGCTGACCGCGATCATGACCGGCGTCGCCTACGCCACCTCGGCCGAAATGGCCGCCGAACTCGGCGCTTTCCCGGACTATGACCGCAACGCCGTCAACATGCTGCGTGTCATGCGCAACCATCGCCGCGCCGCCTATGGCGACAAGGACGGCTATGAGAAGCTGGCGGTCAATCCGGTTCCGCTCGTCCATGCCGACCTGACACAGGCCGAACTCGGCCTGCACGCCAAGGCCGCCTGGGACCGCGCCATCGAGCTCGGCGAAGAGCATGGCTACCGCAACGCGCAGGCAACCGTCATTGCACCGACCGGCACGATCGGCCTGGTGATGGATTGCGACACCACCGGCATCGAGCCCGATTTCGCGCTGGTGAAATTCAAGAAGCTGGCCGGCGGCGGCTATTTCAAGATCATCAATCGCGCCGTGCCGGAAGCCCTGCGCACGCTCGGCTATTCAGAAAGCCAGATCGCCGAGATCGAGGCTTATGCCGTCGGCCATGGCAATCTCAACCAGGCACCCGGTGTCAACCCGTCGTCGCTGAAGGCCAAGGGCTTCACCGACGACAAGATCGAAGCCCTGAATGCAGCGCTGAAGAGCGCCTTCGACATCAAGTTCGTCTTCAACCAGTGGACGCTCGGCGCCGACTGGGTGAAGGAGACCTTCGGCTTCACCGACGAACAGCTCGGCGACTTCTCCTTCGAGATGCTGCCGGCGCTGGGCTTCTCCAAGAAAGAGATCGAGGCCGCCAACGTTCACGTCTGCGGTGCGATGACGCTGGAAGGCGCGCCCTTCCTGAAGGTCGAACACTATGCGGTGTTCGATTGCGCCAATCCCTGCGGCAAGATCGGCAAGCGTTACCTGTCGGTGGAAAGCCACATCCACATGATGGCTGCCGCCCAGCCGTTCATTTCGGGCGCCATTTCCAAGACCATCAACATGCCGAACGAAGCGACGGTCGAAGACGCCAAGAGCGCCTACATGCTGTCGTGGAAGCTGGCGCTGAAGGCCAACGCGCTTTACCGTGATGGCTCGAAGCTGTCGCAGCCGCTCAACGCCTCACTCATCGCCGATGACGATGAGGACGAAGACGACGTCATCGAAGCGCTGATCGCCGCACCCGCCGCCGCCAAGGCCGTGCAGGTGACCGAAAAGATCGTCGAGCGCGTTGTGGAACGCCTTTATCGCGACCGCGAGAAACTGCCGAACCGCCGCAAGGGCTATACCCAGAAGGCGATTGTCGGTGGCCACAAGGTCTACCTGCGTACCGGCGAGTTCGATGATGGTCGCCTCGGCGAGATCTTCATCGACATGCACAAGGAAGGTGCCGCCTTCCGCGCCATGATGAACAACTTCGCCATCGCCATCTCGCTGGGTCTCCAGTACGGCGTGCCGCTGGACGAATATGTCGAGGCCTTCACCTTCACCAAGTTCGAGCCGGCCGGCATGGTCGTCGGCAACGACGCCATCAAGAATGCCACCTCGATCCTCGACTATGTGTTCCGCGAACTGGCCGTTTCCTACCTGTCGCGCCACGACCTCGCCCATGTCGACCAGTCAGACCTCGACAAGACCTCGCTCGGCAAGGGCATCACCGAAGGCAAGACGACGCCCTTCTCCAAGGGCCTCTATCGCGGCGCCTCGCCGGTGAAGCTGGTGTCGAACCTCGGCGCCGAGCCGAAGGGTTTTGGCGGCACACCGGCCCCGGCCCCGGCCCGCGCAACCCCGACGGCCTTTGCAGGCTCCAACGTACTGGCCCTGAAGCCGAATGCCGAGGACGCGCTTGCCTACAAGCGCGACTATGAGGAGCGCGCGAAGGAACTGGCCGAGGACATCGCCTTCGAAGAAGTCTCGGAAGAAGAAACCGCGACTTCGGCGCTGTTCACCGATGCTGCCGCACAGGAAGTCGCCGAGGCAAAGAAGCTGGCCGCCGACCGCCGCGCCAAGTCGCTGCTGCAGGGCTACACCGGCAACAGCTGCTCGGAGTGCCAGAACTTCACGATGGTGCGCAACGGCACCTGCGAGAAGTGCGACACCTGCGGCGCCACGAGCGGGTGCAGCTGATCCGGAGCCAGACGGGCTTTACGCAAACTCCATTCTACAACTTGCCATTCCAGGCAACGCAAAAGACCCCGGCACGACAGCGCCGGGGTCTTTTGGTTTTCACAATTGAAGGCGCGAGAATGCCCTGTTGGCATTCTCTCGCAGTCGTGCCAGCTTGAAGTGGCTCATGTCGGCCGACGGTCCCGTGCCTGCAGCCAGTTCGGGTCTTCGTAGCCTTGGAGTGCCCGGTAATCCAACATGGCCGAGAGTATCGATTGTGCCCAGCATCACGTCGAAGCCGTCGAAACAGTTGCCATCT
This genomic window contains:
- a CDS encoding vitamin B12-dependent ribonucleotide reductase, which codes for MRIERRFTKPGQSAYAEIEFRKALSEIKNPDGSVVFRLDNIDVPAQFSQVAADILAQKYFRKAGVPARLKKVEENDVPSFLWRSVADEAELAKLPENERYGSERDARQVFDRLAGTWTYWGWKGGYFASEEDAAAFRDELAYMLATQRVAPNSPQWFNTGLHWAYGIDGPGQGHYYVDPFTGKLTKSKSAYEHPQPHACFIQSVGDDLVNEGGIMDLWVREARLFKYGSGTGSNFSYLRGEGEKLSGGGKSSGLMSFLKIGDRAAGAIKSGGTTRRAAKMVIVDADHPDIEAFIDWKVKEEQKVASLVAGSKIVKKHLDAIMKACVNCEGQDDDCFDPAINTALKREIKAAKKNAVPENYIQRVIQFARQGYTALDFKTYDTDWDSEAYLTVSGQNSNNSVSLKDDFLRSVEADGDWHLTARKDGKVLKTLKARDLWEKIGYAAWASADPGLHFNTTMNDWHTCASAGAIRASNPCSEYMFLDDTACNLASINLLPYRQDNGAIDIAAYEHTARLWTIVLEISVMMAQFPSKEIAKLSYDYRTLGLGYANIGGLLMTSGIPYDSAEGRAICAALTAIMTGVAYATSAEMAAELGAFPDYDRNAVNMLRVMRNHRRAAYGDKDGYEKLAVNPVPLVHADLTQAELGLHAKAAWDRAIELGEEHGYRNAQATVIAPTGTIGLVMDCDTTGIEPDFALVKFKKLAGGGYFKIINRAVPEALRTLGYSESQIAEIEAYAVGHGNLNQAPGVNPSSLKAKGFTDDKIEALNAALKSAFDIKFVFNQWTLGADWVKETFGFTDEQLGDFSFEMLPALGFSKKEIEAANVHVCGAMTLEGAPFLKVEHYAVFDCANPCGKIGKRYLSVESHIHMMAAAQPFISGAISKTINMPNEATVEDAKSAYMLSWKLALKANALYRDGSKLSQPLNASLIADDDEDEDDVIEALIAAPAAAKAVQVTEKIVERVVERLYRDREKLPNRRKGYTQKAIVGGHKVYLRTGEFDDGRLGEIFIDMHKEGAAFRAMMNNFAIAISLGLQYGVPLDEYVEAFTFTKFEPAGMVVGNDAIKNATSILDYVFRELAVSYLSRHDLAHVDQSDLDKTSLGKGITEGKTTPFSKGLYRGASPVKLVSNLGAEPKGFGGTPAPAPARATPTAFAGSNVLALKPNAEDALAYKRDYEERAKELAEDIAFEEVSEEETATSALFTDAAAQEVAEAKKLAADRRAKSLLQGYTGNSCSECQNFTMVRNGTCEKCDTCGATSGCS